In a genomic window of Oncorhynchus keta strain PuntledgeMale-10-30-2019 chromosome 28, Oket_V2, whole genome shotgun sequence:
- the LOC118361414 gene encoding uncharacterized protein LOC118361414 isoform X1 produces MSTVTASVVDVSRTIYSTKNGNRGRNYTGQCTPMPQPALGTQKIIQGNGTNVGTVITLQCPSRHHLVGGNEVSCVWGSNSTQWSGGSPWCKPVSPSEDFGFRVAVVASIISCAIILLMSIAFITCCLLDCVTEEEKKKEERETRLWHQLEQVELEENRASRYGHNSRNNNNNTQEKALPPWVNHDPSMCDNERPSWYHQYPYALTCPVQATPTGPALNSAPLPCRGYNQPILPHISGLYHNPGLPHNPGLLQNPIPTQYPGPPRTTGQVQNQVVPPGSGLVRQYGEQECSVSPLLGKPYRMCRHPLYVKERPVRVISV; encoded by the exons GCCAGTGCACGCCCATGCCCCAGCCCGCCCTGGGCACCCAGAAGATCATTCAGGGGAATGGCACCAATGTGGGCACGGTGATCACCCTGCAGTGCCCATCCAGACACCATCTGGTGGGGGGCAATGAGGTGTCCTGTGTTTGGGGCAGCAACAGTACCCAGTGGTCAGGAGGCTCTCCATGGTGTAAAC CGGTGTCCCCGTCGGAAGACTTTGGGTTCCGTGTGGCAGTGGTGGCATCCATCATCAGCTGTGCCATCATCCTCCTCATGTCCATTGCCTTCATCACCTGCTGTCTGCTCGACTGTgtcacagaggaggagaagaagaaggaggagag GGAGACACGTCTGTGGCACCAGCTAGAGCAAGTGGAACTGGAAGAGAACAGGGCCTCTCGCTATGGCCACAATAGCaggaacaacaataacaacacccAGGAGAAGGCACTTCCACCATGGGTCAACCATGACCCTTCAATGTGTGACAATGAGAGACCCAGCTg GTATCATCAGTACCCCTATGCTCTGACTTGTCCAGTCCAGGCCACCCCCACTGGCCCAGCCCTCAACTCAGCTCCTCTTCCCTGCAGAGGCTACAACCAGCCCATCCTCCCACACATCTCAGGCCTCTACCACAACCCAGGTCTGCCACACAATCCAGGCCTACTTCAAAACCCTATCCCAACCCAGTATCCAGGTCCACCTCGGACCACGGGCCAGGTTCAGAACCAAGTGGTACCCCCAGGCTCAGGCCTGGTCAGGCAGTATGGAGAACAGGAGTGCAGTGTATCTCCACTTCTGGGGAAGCCCTACAGGATGTGTCGACACCCCCTCTATGTCAAGGAGCGTCCCGTACGGGTCATATCCGTGTGA